The Pseudanabaenaceae cyanobacterium SKYG29 genomic interval GGGATGGGGCACCTGCAGCGTCGGGGTATTGATAATCGCATCGCCGTAAAATAACAAGTCCAAATCTAAAGTCCGTGCCCCCTTATCTGCTGTGCGTACTCTGCCAAAGGACTGCTCCACCTGTAACAAAAACTCCAGTAGCTCTGCCGCTGACAAACAGGTAGTGCCAACGACACAGCCATTAATAAAGTCAGGTTGGTCAACTATCACTGGTTTGCCGTTCTGATAACCGATCGGTTTGGTTTTATACCAGCGCGACACCGCTGTAATTGCCACCTCTCTTTGCAATGTGCACACCGCCTGGTTGACAATTGCTAGGGAATCCCCCAGGTTACTGCCTAGGGCAATAGCACACCGTACCTTATTTCTTTTTACCAAAGCCAAACCAACCCTTTTTCTCTTCCTGTTTGGGTGCTGCCATCTTTCTTTCTACTTCCGTCAGCATCTTTTTCGCCTCTTGATGATTGGGGTCAATTTTCAGCGCCCTTTGCAGGGAACTCCTCGCTATAGTCAAAGACCCCTGGTTCATGTACACCACCCCCATCAAATAATGGAGAGTTGCACTCTCGGCGGTTTTCTTCTCTGCTGCTTTCAACTCCTTGAGGGCATCCGTCCATTGCTTCTTGCCGATAAACAGCTCTGCCATCTGTAACTCACGGCGGATTTTGCTATCGTAATCTACTGGGTCACTAGCATAGGAATTACCAGTAGTGATTGGTTCTGCCTTCTTCGGCACAGTAATCGTCTCTTGAGATAGTAGGTAAATCAAATTCACTTCACTCAAATCAGCCACTGTCTCTAGCGCCTTATTTACATTTTGGTAGAGATTAGTCGCTAAACTAGCTACCACCCTAGGATAAAAAGTGGGATGGAA includes:
- the folK gene encoding 2-amino-4-hydroxy-6-hydroxymethyldihydropteridine diphosphokinase encodes the protein MVKRNKVRCAIALGSNLGDSLAIVNQAVCTLQREVAITAVSRWYKTKPIGYQNGKPVIVDQPDFINGCVVGTTCLSAAELLEFLLQVEQSFGRVRTADKGARTLDLDLLFYGDAIINTPTLQVPHPRMTDRGFVLFPLAEIAPDWWHPVAKRSVLHLAQSLSHPLCAPIPYGNLPTQCQ
- a CDS encoding DnaJ domain-containing protein, giving the protein MVQLPQQLKINRGLAKYQVTDHYAVLGAPLTAEPEEIRSCFLVIAKTLHPDTFQGSDRERLLATMLFARLISPAYQLLTNDRARGEYWATLKLVVQNIKKKDEQVEIVSPVAQKFQREFHPTFYPRVVASLATNLYQNVNKALETVADLSEVNLIYLLSQETITVPKKAEPITTGNSYASDPVDYDSKIRRELQMAELFIGKKQWTDALKELKAAEKKTAESATLHYLMGVVYMNQGSLTIARSSLQRALKIDPNHQEAKKMLTEVERKMAAPKQEEKKGWFGFGKKK